In Marivirga salinae, a single window of DNA contains:
- a CDS encoding peroxiredoxin family protein, with translation MKIILRNSALTILAALFFVACGSDKEENEGTTISGKVENPQDQGVITLAKISAGKREVVDTLYLDANNTFESTVETTGPEFFQLNFYNTQVATLIVNDKDLNIIADGGDRNGKLEITGSKDMEYMSQLQDVMNKQTEEVQEINKEFMAARKAQDEEKMKNIQDDFLLMQEKKKEGIKKQVEEMLPSLAAIQAMNFFNPNEDFEFMQKVANTIAEAHPNSDMATFYKKQMDDMAKISVGAQAPNFSMPTPEGDTVSLKDFRGEYVLVDFWAAWCKPCRQENPNLVEAYNKYKDQGFQMLGVSLDKKREDWLRAIEADNLEWTQVSELKFWQTPIVQEYKINGIPFSLLLDPEGKIVAKNLRGERLHEKLEEIYGS, from the coding sequence ATGAAAATTATTTTGAGAAATAGTGCTTTAACCATTCTAGCAGCTTTGTTTTTTGTGGCTTGCGGAAGCGATAAGGAGGAAAATGAAGGAACAACAATTAGTGGGAAAGTTGAAAATCCGCAAGATCAAGGAGTTATTACCTTGGCTAAGATTAGTGCAGGTAAAAGAGAAGTAGTGGACACACTTTATTTAGATGCGAATAATACATTCGAATCTACTGTTGAAACTACAGGGCCTGAGTTCTTTCAATTGAATTTTTACAACACTCAAGTAGCTACTTTAATTGTAAATGACAAAGATTTGAATATAATAGCAGATGGTGGAGATAGAAATGGAAAATTAGAGATTACAGGTTCCAAAGACATGGAATACATGAGCCAACTGCAAGATGTCATGAATAAACAGACTGAAGAGGTGCAGGAAATTAATAAGGAATTTATGGCAGCTCGAAAAGCTCAAGATGAGGAAAAGATGAAAAATATTCAGGATGATTTCCTTTTAATGCAAGAGAAGAAAAAAGAAGGTATCAAAAAGCAGGTGGAAGAAATGCTACCTTCTTTGGCCGCGATTCAGGCAATGAATTTTTTCAATCCAAATGAGGATTTTGAGTTTATGCAAAAAGTAGCTAATACAATAGCTGAAGCTCATCCAAATTCCGATATGGCTACTTTTTATAAAAAGCAGATGGATGATATGGCGAAGATTTCAGTGGGCGCACAGGCTCCTAATTTCAGTATGCCAACTCCTGAAGGGGACACTGTAAGTTTGAAAGATTTTAGAGGAGAATATGTTTTAGTTGATTTCTGGGCAGCATGGTGCAAGCCTTGCCGTCAGGAAAATCCTAATTTAGTGGAAGCTTACAATAAATATAAAGATCAAGGTTTTCAAATGTTAGGTGTATCATTAGATAAAAAACGTGAAGATTGGTTAAGAGCAATTGAAGCAGATAATTTAGAATGGACTCAGGTTTCTGAATTGAAATTTTGGCAAACTCCAATTGTTCAGGAATACAAAATCAATGGCATTCCATTTTCATTACTACTTGATCCAGAAGGGAAAATTGTAGCTAAGAATTTAAGAGGGGAAAGACTTCATGAGAAATTAGAAGAAATTTACGGAAGCTAA
- a CDS encoding PAS domain-containing sensor histidine kinase, with product MNNSSFNYERYFELTPDLVCIAGYDGYFKKINQAVVNTLGYSFEELYASPIFSFIHPEDEKVTSIHRQELIKSNSLHNFENRYITKSGKIIWLAWTSIPSDEDQTIFAIAKEITYKKRLESERNNQLAQLSNRNAEFREINYRTTHDLRSPIQNMQTLLNMIELSDIGNQKNLNLIDLLKKGSENLKEKMNFYIDAVSTNSCPIVKLERIEIEDCLKSVLDSIDNLISSSKIEITADFSSQPYLYINRNYLESIILNLTTNAIKYSKVGSIPYLKIMSKDYPDKTELIFEDKGMGFDMEKVKDKIFGLHQTFHHNENSKGVGLYLVYTHITSLGGNISVESEVDKGAKFTITFNKELR from the coding sequence ATGAATAATTCAAGCTTCAATTATGAACGTTATTTTGAGTTGACACCCGATTTAGTATGTATTGCAGGTTATGATGGCTACTTCAAAAAAATTAACCAAGCAGTAGTAAATACATTAGGCTATAGTTTTGAAGAACTTTATGCCAGCCCCATCTTTAGCTTCATTCATCCTGAAGACGAAAAAGTCACTTCTATTCACCGACAGGAATTAATAAAGTCAAATAGTCTCCATAATTTTGAAAACAGGTATATCACCAAAAGCGGAAAAATAATTTGGTTAGCTTGGACATCAATCCCATCAGATGAAGATCAAACTATTTTTGCTATTGCTAAAGAAATTACTTACAAAAAGAGATTGGAATCTGAAAGAAATAATCAATTGGCACAGCTTAGTAATAGAAATGCCGAATTTAGGGAGATTAATTACAGAACTACTCATGATTTGCGATCTCCTATTCAAAATATGCAAACGTTACTTAATATGATTGAGCTTTCTGATATTGGAAATCAAAAGAATCTTAACCTTATTGATCTACTAAAAAAAGGAAGCGAAAATCTTAAGGAAAAAATGAATTTCTATATTGACGCGGTGAGTACTAATAGTTGTCCTATCGTTAAATTGGAGAGAATCGAAATTGAAGATTGTTTGAAATCTGTTTTGGATTCAATCGATAATTTAATCTCTAGTTCCAAAATTGAAATTACAGCAGATTTCAGCAGTCAACCTTATCTATATATTAACAGAAATTACCTAGAAAGTATTATTTTAAACTTGACTACAAACGCCATAAAATATTCAAAAGTAGGCTCTATTCCTTATTTAAAAATCATGAGTAAAGATTATCCTGATAAAACAGAATTGATTTTTGAAGACAAAGGAATGGGTTTTGATATGGAAAAAGTTAAAGATAAAATTTTCGGATTGCATCAAACTTTCCATCATAATGAAAATAGTAAAGGTGTTGGACTTTATTTAGTGTATACACATATTACAAGTTTAGGCGGAAATATTTCGGTTGAAAGTGAGGTAGATAAGGGAGCCAAGTTTACGATTACTTTTAACAAGGAATTGAGGTGA
- a CDS encoding helix-turn-helix domain-containing protein, whose translation MQQPELGQKIQNWRKAKGLTQEELVEKCNLNVRTLQRIEAGEVLPRSYTVKSILEVLKVDFSELNLKEEQQNQFSALLGNKKAYFKWGAIIGIIYLCLSFVEGFMEVGFYYWHDSERDVSGVNYSLVKIGVMLTFAVFYYPIYLIGKALNDNLIKISSIFLIVLILISNINDIVVFYTSYMSLASVMIIRSIMFGIGYILLGTAFVLRQKSLGTLSLVIGIFAIVTGLGFVSVLMAIPALFTLTIFEILMLVFIVKAMSDSGFTMRKSDQELSAAVS comes from the coding sequence ATGCAACAACCTGAATTAGGCCAGAAAATCCAAAATTGGAGAAAGGCAAAAGGACTTACGCAAGAAGAGCTTGTAGAAAAATGTAATTTAAATGTTCGTACCCTTCAAAGAATTGAAGCGGGCGAAGTGCTGCCAAGGAGCTATACAGTAAAATCAATCTTGGAAGTGCTAAAGGTGGACTTTTCTGAGCTTAATTTAAAAGAAGAGCAGCAGAACCAATTTTCAGCTCTACTAGGAAATAAAAAAGCATACTTTAAATGGGGAGCTATAATCGGGATTATTTATTTGTGTCTATCATTTGTGGAGGGCTTTATGGAAGTGGGTTTTTATTATTGGCATGATAGTGAGCGTGATGTTTCTGGTGTAAATTACAGCTTAGTAAAGATAGGAGTGATGCTTACTTTTGCCGTTTTTTATTATCCAATCTATTTAATTGGAAAAGCATTGAATGATAATTTAATAAAAATCAGCAGTATATTTTTAATTGTACTTATCTTGATTAGCAATATTAATGACATAGTGGTTTTTTATACAAGTTATATGTCATTAGCATCAGTGATGATTATAAGAAGTATTATGTTCGGAATTGGATATATTCTGCTTGGAACAGCCTTCGTATTGAGACAAAAATCATTAGGTACGCTTTCTTTAGTAATAGGGATTTTTGCTATTGTTACAGGCTTAGGATTTGTAAGTGTTTTAATGGCTATTCCAGCATTATTCACTTTAACTATTTTTGAAATTCTAATGCTTGTATTCATTGTGAAAGCAATGAGCGATAGCGGGTTTACCATGAGAAAAAGTGATCAGGAACTTTCTGCTGCAGTTTCTTAA
- a CDS encoding ATP-binding protein, whose protein sequence is MDLFKRSQGSEITDDTHDYLKNIEEAEELTLLSVKDNGVGIEPDKKEEIFSKFTRLKPQIEGTGLGLFIINKMVTNQGGRIEVESEVGDFTTFNIYLKHG, encoded by the coding sequence TTGGACTTATTTAAACGATCACAAGGAAGTGAAATTACAGATGACACTCATGACTATTTGAAAAATATTGAAGAAGCTGAAGAATTGACCCTTCTTTCAGTAAAGGATAATGGAGTAGGCATTGAGCCAGATAAAAAAGAAGAAATATTTTCTAAGTTCACCCGCTTGAAACCACAAATAGAAGGAACAGGATTGGGTTTGTTTATAATAAACAAAATGGTTACTAACCAAGGCGGAAGAATAGAGGTTGAAAGCGAGGTAGGCGATTTTACTACTTTTAACATTTATTTAAAACATGGTTGA
- a CDS encoding PAS domain-containing protein, with product MKKKNRKLVELNEELENYFRNTIIPQFFVDADLVLRKFSPPANAHFKLEKTDLGKSIFNLPALSQLDGLIDIIKEVITTNVDYEDEIQTTDNRWFQMNILPYTIKKKMLRMV from the coding sequence TTGAAGAAAAAAAACAGAAAACTTGTTGAGCTAAACGAAGAGTTAGAAAACTATTTTAGAAACACGATCATACCACAGTTTTTTGTGGATGCGGACTTGGTTCTAAGAAAATTTAGTCCACCCGCAAACGCCCACTTTAAGTTAGAAAAAACGGATCTTGGAAAGTCCATTTTTAATTTACCAGCTCTTTCACAACTCGATGGATTGATAGACATCATTAAAGAAGTTATCACGACTAACGTTGATTATGAAGATGAAATCCAAACTACAGACAATCGTTGGTTTCAAATGAATATACTCCCTTACACCATTAAGAAAAAAATGTTACGAATGGTGTAG
- a CDS encoding T9SS type A sorting domain-containing protein, whose product MKLILYVFIMLLLFPICSNAQLRNNGNLRMHLESNIGLFGDFSNNGNFTNNLGTLHVVGSNPQKFNGTNLIHTNNLIINKASNSLQLDNVLQIAGILTFTNGLIQTDHLDITTEFVNFLDGASYTGESNTSHIDGVVRKTGNDAFVFPTGDNSILRPIAITPPASATDHFTSYYTEGNPQEFYSASSLGADLDHISACEYWILNRTGGNSNVAVTLSWDSNSCGVDNLCDLRVSRWDGAQWISGGNGGVSGTEASGTLVSGTNCSVPEPISSFSPFTLGSFSSDNPLPISLISFDAKVCESSVCLSWQTASEINNDFFTVEKSKDGVTWEAFVNLKGAGNSQSVLNYKTIDKSPFSDHSYYRLKQTDFNGEFKYSSIEGVYLENSIAQRLTIYPNPARDNVTIKGLSTELKNIKIYNLMGQEVTSSVMIIKNNITSVELDISLLIQGTYYVKTNNQHNSIIKQ is encoded by the coding sequence ATGAAATTAATATTATATGTATTTATAATGCTACTGTTGTTTCCTATTTGTTCAAATGCTCAGTTACGAAACAACGGTAACTTAAGAATGCATTTAGAATCTAATATAGGGCTATTCGGTGATTTTTCGAATAATGGCAACTTCACAAATAATTTGGGTACGTTACATGTAGTCGGCTCAAACCCTCAAAAATTTAACGGAACCAATTTAATTCATACTAATAACTTAATAATTAATAAAGCAAGCAATTCACTGCAGCTAGATAATGTATTGCAAATTGCTGGTATCCTAACATTTACAAATGGTTTGATTCAAACTGACCATCTTGATATAACCACTGAATTTGTCAACTTTCTAGACGGTGCTTCTTATACTGGAGAAAGCAATACAAGTCACATTGATGGGGTAGTCCGTAAAACTGGGAATGATGCGTTTGTGTTTCCTACAGGAGATAATTCTATTTTAAGACCAATAGCAATAACACCACCAGCTTCTGCTACTGACCATTTTACAAGCTATTACACTGAGGGTAATCCACAGGAGTTTTATAGTGCTTCTTCGCTTGGTGCTGATTTAGATCATATTAGTGCTTGTGAATATTGGATACTAAATCGAACAGGCGGCAATTCAAATGTAGCGGTAACCTTGTCTTGGGATTCTAATTCTTGCGGAGTTGATAACTTATGCGATTTGCGGGTTTCACGCTGGGATGGAGCTCAATGGATATCTGGAGGAAACGGAGGAGTAAGCGGTACTGAAGCATCAGGAACTTTGGTTTCAGGAACAAATTGTTCTGTTCCAGAACCTATTTCAAGCTTTAGCCCTTTTACACTCGGCTCATTTTCCAGTGATAACCCACTGCCGATAAGTCTAATTTCATTCGATGCCAAAGTATGCGAATCTTCAGTTTGTCTGTCATGGCAAACTGCATCAGAAATTAACAACGATTTTTTTACAGTAGAAAAATCTAAGGATGGTGTAACCTGGGAAGCTTTTGTAAATTTAAAGGGAGCGGGAAATTCCCAATCCGTTTTAAATTATAAAACCATTGACAAATCCCCTTTCTCAGACCATTCATATTATAGATTAAAGCAAACTGATTTTAATGGTGAGTTTAAGTATTCGTCAATAGAGGGGGTTTATTTAGAAAATTCAATTGCACAAAGGTTGACTATTTACCCAAATCCGGCCAGAGATAATGTTACCATAAAAGGGTTGTCAACTGAATTAAAGAATATAAAAATTTACAACTTGATGGGACAAGAGGTAACCTCGTCTGTGATGATTATAAAAAATAATATTACTAGTGTAGAACTTGATATATCTCTTTTGATACAAGGGACATACTACGTAAAGACTAACAACCAACATAATTCAATTATTAAACAATAG
- a CDS encoding head GIN domain-containing protein, with product MKKSIFILGVLFLFISPSLLAQVNNYDVMNIVDFHSISVNSAYTVYIKQSNKEEVRVEAEKEIYDLTEIIVKEGVLHINIEKDDSQTSKSIWQKIDNIKLLPTLKVYVSIKDVQNLSVNGSGKLITENSIASDKLELLVAGTGSMEIDAKTKELDAKLAGPGTLTIKGYTDNLNVENSGAGDVDAFEFEAQNANAKLYGLGSIKMNVSEKLDAKIYGSGNISVKGATNEIVKKEYGSGIVERKN from the coding sequence ATGAAGAAATCAATTTTTATTTTAGGAGTACTATTTTTATTTATATCACCTTCACTTTTAGCACAGGTCAATAACTATGATGTAATGAACATTGTGGATTTCCATAGCATTAGTGTTAATTCAGCCTATACTGTCTATATAAAACAATCAAACAAAGAAGAAGTGAGAGTGGAAGCAGAGAAAGAGATTTATGATTTAACTGAAATTATTGTAAAAGAAGGGGTATTGCATATCAACATCGAAAAAGATGATTCCCAAACGAGTAAAAGCATTTGGCAAAAAATAGATAATATAAAATTATTACCCACACTCAAAGTTTATGTTTCCATAAAAGATGTTCAAAATTTGTCTGTAAATGGAAGTGGTAAGCTAATTACAGAGAATTCAATTGCTTCAGATAAACTTGAATTGCTTGTAGCAGGAACTGGTAGCATGGAAATAGATGCAAAAACTAAAGAACTTGATGCAAAATTAGCAGGGCCAGGCACTCTAACTATTAAAGGTTATACCGATAATTTGAATGTAGAGAATAGCGGTGCTGGTGACGTAGATGCATTTGAATTCGAAGCACAAAATGCAAATGCAAAATTATATGGCTTAGGTTCCATAAAAATGAATGTATCTGAAAAACTGGATGCCAAAATCTATGGTAGTGGTAATATATCCGTTAAAGGAGCCACAAATGAAATTGTTAAAAAAGAATATGGCTCGGGAATAGTAGAAAGAAAAAATTAA